The Bacillaceae bacterium IKA-2 DNA window GGTATTAGAAAGATTAAATCGAATAAAAATTGATGCAATTCTAGAAAGTAATTATATTGAAGAATTGATTGATGATGCACCAACTTCCCCATTTCTAACTGTTCAAGGTACAGAGAGGCCCGATAAAATCTGTGCGGGAATTTATGAAGGGAAAGTAGCGATTATTGTCGATAATACGCCGTTTGTTTTATTAGTACCTACCCATTTTTGGACATTTTTAAATACAAGTGATGATTATTATACTCACTTTATGATGGCATCATTTAATCGATTAATTAGATATATGGCGTTTATTATTAGTCTAACTTTACCCTCGATGTTTGTGATGCTTGTTTCATTTCATCAAGAGATGATCCCAACTCCGCTAGCAATTACGATTGCTGCAGGAAGAGAAATTGTCCCTCTACCAATATTGTTAGAAACTATTATAATGGAATTTTCATTTGAGTTAATGCGTGAAGCCGGGTTGCGCATGCCTAAACCAATAGGACAAGCAGTAAGCATCGTTGGCTCTTTAATAATTGGACAAGCAGCAGTAGAGGCAGGGTTAGTATCGCCAATCATGGTTATCGTCGTTGCTACGACTGGAATTGCTTCATTTGCAATTCCGAATTATTTTGCTTCTTTTTCGATTCGTTTAATCCGTTTTCCGATTTTAATTGCATCTGGAACGCTTGGACTTTTAGGGTTTTCGACTATTTTCGTCGTTGTCCTTATCCATGCTCTTTCATTACGGTCGTTCGGAGAGCCATATTTAGCTCCTATTTTTCCATTTAACAGTTCTGATCAAAAAGATACGATGGTCCGTGCACCATGGTGGGCGATAGAAAAAAGACCAGTAGATGTTAAAGACGATCCTGAAAGGGATACTAAAGGGCAAAAACCCACTCCGAAAAAATAAAACGGAAATTTGAGAAAGGTAATTGACATAGATGAACAGAAAAATGATCATTTTTAGTGTTTTACTATTAACTTTTTGTGTAGGTTTTTTCGGTAAAGAGGAAATTGATGACCTTGCTTTGGTAATGGCTGTAGGAATAGACAAAGGTGAAGATGGGCAATTTTGGATTACTGCGCAAGTTGCAAGACCAGCGGATGCCAGAGGCGAGGCTAGCGTTGGTGGAACAGAAGGAGAAGCGACCTGGACGGCGACTGGAGAAGGAAAAACTATTTTTGAAGCGATCCGTAATATAGCGCGTTTCTCATCGCGACGAGTGTATTGGGGTCACAACTCAATTATTGTCGTAAGTGAGGAAGTTGCAAGAGATGGCATTGTTGATGTTATTGACTTTTTTACACGAAATAATGAACTAAGGATGCGGACATGGATCGTTGTGACAGAGAAAAAAGCAAATGAAGTTGTTGCAGTAAAAACAGGTCTAGAAGTAATACCTGGGATATCCTTAGACCGGTTATTTCGCTATAGTCCGTTAGTTGCTGAAGCACCGCGAAGTGATGTAATGACCTTATCGGCAGCGTATGTTGGAGAACATACTCACCCCTATTTAGCGATGGTAAATCTTCGCTCTCGTGGTGTTGATCCAGAACACCCGCGAGAGTTTGGGAGTATCCCTCAAGTGGAACTGTCAGGAACGGCAATTTTTCGCGACGATCAAATGGTAGGTAAGCTTGACCCAAGAGAAAGTAGTGGTTTTTTATGGTTTGTAGAAGATGTAGGAACGGCAGTTATTCCGTTAAGTTGTCCAAATGAAGAAGGGACGGTCACTATTGAATTACGAGAAAATCGTTTTAAATTAACTCCTAAATACAAAAAGGGCCAGGTAAGTTTTGAAGCAGCGATTGAAACAAGTGCCGATTTAGTTGAACTCGGATGTCCAACTGAACTTGAGCACAGTGAAATCATGGATATATTAAAAAATGATGCAGAAGATTATATCAAAGAAAGCATCGAAATGATGATTGAAAAAGTACAAAAAGAGTTTAAAGTAGATGCAATTAAACTAGGGCGAACGTTTCAAGCAAAATACCCACAATATTGGGTTGAATTGAAAGATGATTGGGATGAAATTTTCCTTGGAGTTGACTTAGATATTACAGTGAAAGTTGAATTAAATAATCCTCAATTATTAGAAAATCCAACCCGAAAAAGTAAGGACTGAAAGATTATGAAATCACAAATATCAAACGCAATGTTACTAGCGATTATCATTAATATCGTTTATGCAAAGGCGATTGGTGTCACTCAAGGTATAATCGCTAGACAAGCTGGTGGAGATATGTGGATAGTAACAATTTTTTCGACTGTTTTTGGTTTATTTATCATGTTTTTAACAGTTTTAATTATTAAACGATCTCCTCAAAAAAATATTCTTGAACAAACAAAGGACTTAGTTGGGAAGTGGGGGGAGAAATTTTTAGCATTAGTAATGTTTGTTTTTTTTCTAGGTGCATATGGTGGCATTATGATTACAGTAGTTTATCATTTAATGGACTATTTTTTACCGGAGGTACCAACTTACATATTTGTCGTGCTGGTTACCGGTGTTGGTTTATATGGGATAATAAAAGGGGTTGAAGTGGTCGCTAGGCTTGCAATTTTAGGAGTGTTTTCGATCATATTTTTAAATATTTTTCTTCTTTTAGGTTCCTTAGATTATTTTGATATTCAACTTTTTTTACCTGTGTTGAGGAATGGGTTTTTCAATGCAGTTGAAGTAACAAAGCACCATAATGCCGATTGGGCGATGGCAACACTCATGGTTGCAATTATTTTACCAATGGTGAAGCAAAAAGAAAAGTGGATGAAATACTCGACTAAGGCGTTAATCATTGGTGGTGGATTCATTTTAATGTGGCCGATTTTAGAGGTTGGGGTCCTTTCGCCAGAAGTGGCTGGCCAGTATATTGTCGCATGCATGCAAATGGCAAGAAGTGCTGAGATTGGTTTATTCATTCATCGTTATGAATTAATTATGATTATTTTCTTTGCTATTTCGGCATTGATTCAAGTAATGATGTGCTTACTTTGTGCATCAATTGCTGCCAAGCATATTGTCGGTGGGGAAAATTTAAATTTACTATTGTTTCCAGTCGCGCTCATTTTAGGTGGATTTGGTTACTGGGTTGTTAATGATCATATTCGAGCTATGGATTTATTAACATATTACTGGCCACGGGTTGCTACGCCAATAACATTTGCAGTACCCATTATCGTTTTTTTATTAGGGATTATTTTTAAAAAGAACTTGGTTGAAACTAATGGCGGAGCCTCTATGTAGGGGATTCATGCCTGCCACTACTCGATATTTTATGAACTATTGTTCTTGTCAAAGGGAGAAATGTTTGTTTTGGAAAATCATCAGAAAAAAGCCACTGAGATAGTTTTCTCAGTGGCTTTTAAAATCAAAAAAATAATTTTATGGTGTCACAGCTAACGGCCGCCTCGGCCATTGTTTTCATTTAGTAACATTGCTACACTAATGGCTCCTTTTCCTGCATTAGCACCAATTACAGGGGAAACGTCTGTGATATATAGTGGCTTATTACCTGTAATTTTAACCATTTCCTGCTCAGAGTGTTTCATGGTCTCTAGACTACCTGCATGTAAAAGAACATATTCGTTAATCCCATACTTCTCGTGAATACTTTTAAGTTTTTTAAACATTTTTCCTTTGCTTGATTTGGAAAAAAATGTTTTGCCGTATAATAGGGACTTACCATCACGGTCGATTGATACGATCGGTTTCATGTTCAACCACCGAGCTATTTTTCCTTGCATAGGACTCACTCGTCCTCCTCGGATCATATGCTTTAATGTCGGTACACTAACGAGGATTTCAGACTTTGGAATCCAGTCCTCAATTGACTGTTTAATAGTTTCAAAAGAACTTCCAGATTCAATCGCTTTAGCAATACGATGAGCTAATAAGCCGTAAGCACCAGATAATGTCCGCGAGTTAACGACATGGATTCTAGATGGATCTGTTTGCTTTGCTGCCATATTACAGACATCAAAGGTACCGCTCAATTCTTTAGATAAATGGATTGACACAATCGAATCATATTGTTGCAGTAATTGTTGATAAAGCATTTGTACGCTCATTAATGTCGGCTGTGAGCTTTTTGGTTGGTCTGAACTATTATCTAGCATATGATAGAATTTATCTGCTTCTAGGGTTACCTTGTCTAAATAAGTTGATTTTCCAACCTCAAGCTGCAAGGGTAGCATATGGATTTGATAGTTGTCCAACCATTCTTGTGGTAAGTCACAAGCAGAATCTATGACCAAAGCGATCGACGCATTACGTTGATAGATGCTTTGATATTGGCGATGCATATCCTCGACCTTTTGATAAACTAGATTTCCTTTCTCTACTATCATCTCGGCAACGCGTGCAGGCTGATTCGT harbors:
- a CDS encoding spore germination protein; translation: MNLKEQLEQDVFIRLKQNVDRIQNILGHSSDLVKREFFIMDNSDFEVTVIFIDGLVDENQIDKTILSPLLNNNRNLQFLNELTKSEEIAQALTKKLLLIPSINTVIKFQDAIDELLAGSTLLFVDHCSQAFVLSTQGWDSRGIEEPQTETVIRGPRDGFVESIRVNTSLIRRRIRDPMFRLQSMKIGERSKTDVAIAYIDGLVREGLVEEVLERLNRIKIDAILESNYIEELIDDAPTSPFLTVQGTERPDKICAGIYEGKVAIIVDNTPFVLLVPTHFWTFLNTSDDYYTHFMMASFNRLIRYMAFIISLTLPSMFVMLVSFHQEMIPTPLAITIAAGREIVPLPILLETIIMEFSFELMREAGLRMPKPIGQAVSIVGSLIIGQAAVEAGLVSPIMVIVVATTGIASFAIPNYFASFSIRLIRFPILIASGTLGLLGFSTIFVVVLIHALSLRSFGEPYLAPIFPFNSSDQKDTMVRAPWWAIEKRPVDVKDDPERDTKGQKPTPKK
- a CDS encoding DegV family protein, translating into MEVLNHRAFYDMVLSGANEVIAHKQELNDINVFPVADGDTGNNLAHLMGMIKRDSKWSDSSPDNLERIKLACMRGSRGNSGMIFSQFIITMCNFLLKNPEVKNEQFLEMCDLAVQSAIESVSEPQEGTVLTVMKKWVAVMIGQNNNTRNIELLLKESFSEVSVALDQTKQQLEVLRIHNVVDAGAKAFVHFLKGLIEVNKPSNLEIYDIEANLDIQELPHVMNEADEIPYRYCSEFLFELVADTDPSALKVQFAELGDSIVTVCDSGLAKVHLHTNQPARVAEMIVEKGNLVYQKVEDMHRQYQSIYQRNASIALVIDSACDLPQEWLDNYQIHMLPLQLEVGKSTYLDKVTLEADKFYHMLDNSSDQPKSSQPTLMSVQMLYQQLLQQYDSIVSIHLSKELSGTFDVCNMAAKQTDPSRIHVVNSRTLSGAYGLLAHRIAKAIESGSSFETIKQSIEDWIPKSEILVSVPTLKHMIRGGRVSPMQGKIARWLNMKPIVSIDRDGKSLLYGKTFFSKSSKGKMFKKLKSIHEKYGINEYVLLHAGSLETMKHSEQEMVKITGNKPLYITDVSPVIGANAGKGAISVAMLLNENNGRGGR
- a CDS encoding Ger(x)C family spore germination protein, whose amino-acid sequence is MIIFSVLLLTFCVGFFGKEEIDDLALVMAVGIDKGEDGQFWITAQVARPADARGEASVGGTEGEATWTATGEGKTIFEAIRNIARFSSRRVYWGHNSIIVVSEEVARDGIVDVIDFFTRNNELRMRTWIVVTEKKANEVVAVKTGLEVIPGISLDRLFRYSPLVAEAPRSDVMTLSAAYVGEHTHPYLAMVNLRSRGVDPEHPREFGSIPQVELSGTAIFRDDQMVGKLDPRESSGFLWFVEDVGTAVIPLSCPNEEGTVTIELRENRFKLTPKYKKGQVSFEAAIETSADLVELGCPTELEHSEIMDILKNDAEDYIKESIEMMIEKVQKEFKVDAIKLGRTFQAKYPQYWVELKDDWDEIFLGVDLDITVKVELNNPQLLENPTRKSKD
- a CDS encoding GerAB/ArcD/ProY family transporter, which translates into the protein MKSQISNAMLLAIIINIVYAKAIGVTQGIIARQAGGDMWIVTIFSTVFGLFIMFLTVLIIKRSPQKNILEQTKDLVGKWGEKFLALVMFVFFLGAYGGIMITVVYHLMDYFLPEVPTYIFVVLVTGVGLYGIIKGVEVVARLAILGVFSIIFLNIFLLLGSLDYFDIQLFLPVLRNGFFNAVEVTKHHNADWAMATLMVAIILPMVKQKEKWMKYSTKALIIGGGFILMWPILEVGVLSPEVAGQYIVACMQMARSAEIGLFIHRYELIMIIFFAISALIQVMMCLLCASIAAKHIVGGENLNLLLFPVALILGGFGYWVVNDHIRAMDLLTYYWPRVATPITFAVPIIVFLLGIIFKKNLVETNGGASM